From the Candidatus Bathyarchaeota archaeon genome, one window contains:
- a CDS encoding terminase family protein → MRGWRRKARTLRLEQAKAKVDRIEAIAGAHEVAEKRQVEALQHSFKEFCERFFGFTPYAYQLDLEAKFEQYQFNAVRWPRQTGKSFIVSGLVLKYAIEHPNSYIAIVGPSWRQTKLNIRRIGGFARRYLGCERGIQKTRVSLPNGSVIEAFPNNPDTIRGPSFHVIWWEECNFTANDEDLYDAILFTLGTTNGRLIATSTPWNTDSLFWKMCNHKDFGDFGRTHITWQQALEPNGPLKPAIIEKIKRQFGDDPSRWRREMEAEWAEDEDVWLPQSLIVSCVGTVKNCGFDLQEFNPEEECQGEFYAGLDLAQTRDYCVLSVVERLNDKLFLRHLKIFQQPTLYAQVLGYLKALQDRWGGFQKIRVDFTREGPSIIADMENAGIENAEGVNFSVPRKSEMASLLKQRMMNKQFYYPLLNWERPYRGDICTELNVERYELRKDGAIGFSHPNGTHDDVFWSIALAVFATVHMEPEPFLTVIPR, encoded by the coding sequence ATGAGGGGTTGGAGAAGAAAGGCAAGGACGCTTCGGCTGGAGCAAGCGAAAGCCAAAGTTGACCGCATCGAAGCAATCGCAGGCGCTCATGAGGTCGCAGAGAAAAGGCAGGTGGAAGCTTTGCAGCATAGTTTTAAGGAGTTTTGTGAGCGGTTTTTCGGTTTTACGCCCTACGCTTATCAGCTGGATTTGGAGGCAAAGTTTGAGCAGTACCAGTTTAACGCGGTGCGGTGGCCAAGGCAGACGGGCAAGAGCTTCATAGTCTCAGGCTTAGTCCTCAAGTACGCTATTGAGCATCCCAACAGTTACATCGCGATTGTTGGGCCTAGCTGGCGGCAGACTAAACTGAACATTCGGCGTATCGGCGGGTTCGCCCGCAGGTATCTTGGGTGTGAGCGGGGCATCCAAAAGACCCGTGTTAGCCTGCCAAACGGCAGTGTGATTGAGGCGTTTCCGAATAATCCTGACACTATTCGCGGTCCGTCGTTTCATGTTATTTGGTGGGAGGAATGCAACTTTACCGCCAACGACGAGGATTTGTATGATGCGATACTGTTTACGCTGGGCACAACTAATGGCAGGCTGATTGCGACTTCGACGCCGTGGAATACGGATAGCCTGTTTTGGAAGATGTGCAACCACAAAGACTTTGGCGACTTCGGCAGGACGCATATCACTTGGCAGCAGGCGCTGGAACCCAACGGACCACTAAAACCCGCGATTATTGAGAAGATTAAGCGCCAATTCGGCGACGACCCCTCGCGTTGGCGAAGGGAAATGGAGGCTGAGTGGGCGGAAGACGAGGACGTGTGGTTGCCTCAGAGCCTGATTGTCTCCTGCGTGGGTACGGTGAAGAACTGCGGCTTTGACCTGCAAGAATTCAACCCCGAAGAAGAGTGCCAAGGCGAATTTTATGCGGGACTGGACTTGGCGCAGACAAGGGACTACTGTGTCCTCTCAGTGGTTGAACGCTTAAACGATAAGCTGTTTCTGCGGCATTTGAAGATTTTTCAGCAGCCCACACTCTACGCTCAAGTGCTTGGCTACTTGAAAGCGTTGCAGGACAGGTGGGGCGGCTTCCAAAAAATCCGAGTAGACTTCACACGCGAAGGACCATCGATTATCGCTGACATGGAGAATGCGGGCATCGAAAACGCGGAAGGCGTCAACTTTAGCGTGCCCAGAAAAAGCGAGATGGCTTCGCTTCTGAAGCAGCGCATGATGAACAAACAATTCTACTATCCACTGCTGAATTGGGAGCGGCCATATCGTGGGGACATATGTACTGAATTGAACGTGGAGCGTTATGAGCTGCGCAAGGACGGCGCCATAGGTTTCTCGCATCCGAACGGTACGCATGATGATGTGTTTTGGAGTATTGCGTTGGCGGTGTTTGCGACTGTGCATAT